The following are from one region of the Dreissena polymorpha isolate Duluth1 chromosome 2, UMN_Dpol_1.0, whole genome shotgun sequence genome:
- the LOC127868842 gene encoding uncharacterized protein LOC127868842 isoform X2, producing MSENEITSIRSRTRWYVNFADFANMAKAFIGTNYLSVGFAFAQSGLLLGVGGLLLIAVLTDHCCLLIVKTKNHAINRIIAKYKKDSSDQSKGCNTFNRTNRGSVNDDYIQSESDYSAHFGANDLERRNVNKSDHTVMQEQISRSMSYGDVGYYCYGTFGLGIVNFFIALTQYGFCTGYFIFIGNTIHSLFPYNKCATDSLSLAQTCTKDYSIDISNIANISNGTNSTGITINYIDFSPDLRLLVISPILIFILFALIRNVRYFGAISVIANVCILFGIVSVFGYLVLFITKNGLTDKFEYYNLQHFAIFFGMITGAFEGIGLVIPIESSMVGNRHLFTWFLHGAIFALGLVLGTLGILGYLAFGNNIQQMLNKNLPSGQFLALFVNVGICVGVILTFPLQIFPVIEIIENYIFSEGRLCGPSKQQSTSEHEALISEDVSDSRNSVTGQHVSMAVPDSILGQHKGTLFF from the exons ATGTCGGAAAATGAGATCACTTCTATACG aAGCCGGACAAGATGGTACGTGAACTTTGCAGACTTTGCAAACATGGCGAAGGCATTTATTGGGACAAATTACCTCAGTGTTGGGTTTGCCTTTGCACAGAGTGGATTGCTC CTCGGAGTCGGTGGATTGTTGCTCATCGCGGTTCTAACGGATCACTGTTGCCTGCTTATTGTAAAAACTAAAAATCACGCAATAAACCGGATAATAGCAAAGTACAAGAAAGATTCGAGCGATCAAAGCAAGGGCTGTAACACCTTTAACCGGACAAATCGAGGTTCGGTAAATGACGATTATATCCAATCAGAATCTGATTATTCGGCTCATTTTGGCGCCAATGATCTGGAGCGAAGAAATGTCAACAAGTCAGACCACACTGTCATGCAAGAACAGATAAGCCGTTCCATGAGTTACGGCGACGTTGGATATTATTGTTATGGAACGTTCGGCCTCGGAATAGTGAACTTTTTCATAGCGCTCACGCAGTACGGATTTTGTACGGGCTATTTCATTTTTATCGGAAATACTATTCATTCCTTGTTCCCATATAACAAGTGCGCCACAGACTCGTTGAGTCTCGCACAGACATGTACCAAGGATTACAGCATTGACATATCGAACATTGCCAACATTAGCAACGGAACAAACTCCACTGGCATCACGATAAACTATATAGATTTTTCGCCCGATTTGAGACTACTTGTGATAAGTCCTATTCTGATATTTATCCTATTTGCACTGATCCGAAATGTACGATACTTCGGAGCGATCAGTGTAATAGCAAATGTGTGCATATTGTTTGGAATAGTCTCCGTGTTTGGATACCTGGTCCTTTTCATAACAA AAAATGGATTAACAGACAAATTCGAGTACTATAACTTGCAGCATTTTGCAATATTCTTTGGAATGATAACAGGGGCTTTCGAAGGCATCGGGTTG GTGATTCCAATCGAGTCGAGTATGGTGGGTAATCGTCACCTTTTTACCTGGTTCCTGCATGGCGCCATATTTGCTCTCGGCCTCGTTCTGGGGACACTAGGAATTCTGGGATACCTCGCCTTTGGCAATAATATCCAGCAGATGCTTAACAAGAACTTACCATCGGGACAGTTCTTGGCATTGTTCGTCAACGTAGGGATATGCGTCGGCGTTATTTTGACATTCCCACTTCAGATATTTCCTGTGatagaaataattgaaaattacaTTTTCTCAGAAG GTCGTTTATGCGGGCCGAGCAAGCAGCAATCAACGAGTGAACACGAGGCTTTGATATCAGAAGATGTCTCCGACTCCAGAAACAGCGTGACGGGTCAGCATGTATCTATGGCTGTACCCGATAGT ATTTTGGGACAACATAAGGGAACTCTCTTCTTCTAA
- the LOC127868842 gene encoding uncharacterized protein LOC127868842 isoform X1, giving the protein MSENEITSIRSRTRWYVNFADFANMAKAFIGTNYLSVGFAFAQSGLLLGVGGLLLIAVLTDHCCLLIVKTKNHAINRIIAKYKKDSSDQSKGCNTFNRTNRGSVNDDYIQSESDYSAHFGANDLERRNVNKSDHTVMQEQISRSMSYGDVGYYCYGTFGLGIVNFFIALTQYGFCTGYFIFIGNTIHSLFPYNKCATDSLSLAQTCTKDYSIDISNIANISNGTNSTGITINYIDFSPDLRLLVISPILIFILFALIRNVRYFGAISVIANVCILFGIVSVFGYLVLFITKNGLTDKFEYYNLQHFAIFFGMITGAFEGIGLVIPIESSMVGNRHLFTWFLHGAIFALGLVLGTLGILGYLAFGNNIQQMLNKNLPSGQFLALFVNVGICVGVILTFPLQIFPVIEIIENYIFSEGRLCGPSKQQSTSEHEALISEDVSDSRNSVTGQHVSMAVPDSIPSWKRNIVRILIVMTAGGLAVLLRNSFAYVGGFVGAVGSTALAFILPCLFHLKVCWNDIGVLIKVKDIVIIVFGVFAGVVSLISVVQSMATSHG; this is encoded by the exons ATGTCGGAAAATGAGATCACTTCTATACG aAGCCGGACAAGATGGTACGTGAACTTTGCAGACTTTGCAAACATGGCGAAGGCATTTATTGGGACAAATTACCTCAGTGTTGGGTTTGCCTTTGCACAGAGTGGATTGCTC CTCGGAGTCGGTGGATTGTTGCTCATCGCGGTTCTAACGGATCACTGTTGCCTGCTTATTGTAAAAACTAAAAATCACGCAATAAACCGGATAATAGCAAAGTACAAGAAAGATTCGAGCGATCAAAGCAAGGGCTGTAACACCTTTAACCGGACAAATCGAGGTTCGGTAAATGACGATTATATCCAATCAGAATCTGATTATTCGGCTCATTTTGGCGCCAATGATCTGGAGCGAAGAAATGTCAACAAGTCAGACCACACTGTCATGCAAGAACAGATAAGCCGTTCCATGAGTTACGGCGACGTTGGATATTATTGTTATGGAACGTTCGGCCTCGGAATAGTGAACTTTTTCATAGCGCTCACGCAGTACGGATTTTGTACGGGCTATTTCATTTTTATCGGAAATACTATTCATTCCTTGTTCCCATATAACAAGTGCGCCACAGACTCGTTGAGTCTCGCACAGACATGTACCAAGGATTACAGCATTGACATATCGAACATTGCCAACATTAGCAACGGAACAAACTCCACTGGCATCACGATAAACTATATAGATTTTTCGCCCGATTTGAGACTACTTGTGATAAGTCCTATTCTGATATTTATCCTATTTGCACTGATCCGAAATGTACGATACTTCGGAGCGATCAGTGTAATAGCAAATGTGTGCATATTGTTTGGAATAGTCTCCGTGTTTGGATACCTGGTCCTTTTCATAACAA AAAATGGATTAACAGACAAATTCGAGTACTATAACTTGCAGCATTTTGCAATATTCTTTGGAATGATAACAGGGGCTTTCGAAGGCATCGGGTTG GTGATTCCAATCGAGTCGAGTATGGTGGGTAATCGTCACCTTTTTACCTGGTTCCTGCATGGCGCCATATTTGCTCTCGGCCTCGTTCTGGGGACACTAGGAATTCTGGGATACCTCGCCTTTGGCAATAATATCCAGCAGATGCTTAACAAGAACTTACCATCGGGACAGTTCTTGGCATTGTTCGTCAACGTAGGGATATGCGTCGGCGTTATTTTGACATTCCCACTTCAGATATTTCCTGTGatagaaataattgaaaattacaTTTTCTCAGAAG GTCGTTTATGCGGGCCGAGCAAGCAGCAATCAACGAGTGAACACGAGGCTTTGATATCAGAAGATGTCTCCGACTCCAGAAACAGCGTGACGGGTCAGCATGTATCTATGGCTGTACCCGATAGT ATTCCGTCATGGAAGCGGAACATAGTTCGGATTTTAATCGTGATGACTGCGGGCGGACTTGCCGTGCTTCTCAGGAATAGCTTTGCATATGTTGGGGGATTTGTTG GTGCCGTGGGAAGTACAGCTCTAGCGTTTATACTTCCATGTCTGTTCCACTTGAAGGTCTGCTGGAACGATATCGGTGTCCTTATCAAGGTCAAGGACATTGTTATCATCGTGTTTGGTGTCTTCGCAGGCGTTGTCAGCCTAATCTCTGTTGTTCAGAGCATGGCCACCAGTCACGGATAA